The following are encoded together in the Vigna unguiculata cultivar IT97K-499-35 chromosome 2, ASM411807v1, whole genome shotgun sequence genome:
- the LOC114174306 gene encoding protein SHORT HYPOCOTYL IN WHITE LIGHT 1 isoform X1 translates to MSFSAVTVKSGGLPLFGSLTLNSDLPAYPIVLCTHHAFIPGQRVSNFSLFKSRRTLVHDPRKWMHPVSDDEDDENDEDRSLDLLVRFVQNVFKKVSKRARKAVRSVLPFPISTHLVGFSVNGTLFLTFLWILKAFLQVLCTLGSVVFVSILLIRGIWSGVSFLQQSRHQKMDQLDMRNAWNNGAQPVT, encoded by the exons ATGTCATTCTCTGCAGTGACGGTTAAATCTGGTGGTCTCCCGTTATTTGGTTCTCTTACCCTTAATTCTGACCTTCCTGCATACCCGATTGTCCTCTGCACTCACCATGCTTTCATTCCTGGTCAACGCGTCTCCAACTTCTCTCTATTTAAG AGTCGCAGGACTTTGGTCCATGATCCTCGCAAGTGGATGCATCCAGTAAGCGACGACGAGGACGATGAAAACGATGAGGATCGGAGTCTGGATCTACTGGTGAGGTTCGTTCAGAATGTCTTCAAGAAGGTGTCAAAGAGAGCAAGGAAAGCAGTTCGATCCGTTCTCCCTTTCCCCATCTCCACCCATTTG GTCGGATTTTCTGTGAATGGGACACTGTTTCTGACCTTCCTGTGGATTTTGAAGGCGTTTCTTCAG GTGTTATGCACGCTTGGAAGTGTAGTGTTTGTAAGCATCTTATTAATCCGTGGGATATGGTCTGGTGTTAGCTTTTTGCAACAAAGCCGACACCAAAAAATGGATCAACTAGATATGCGCAATGCTTGGAATAATGGTGCACAGCCCGTGACTTGA
- the LOC114174305 gene encoding probable zinc metallopeptidase EGY3, chloroplastic: protein MAVPMATLSALSSTVLLNANTSTNTGSRTICTFPLHSNIHTRLSFSFCSKRTSLTCTGSSVKDDQQTESSTTTTVSVAPENDVDHDSGSLSDSDSDSDTQQEMDWKADEEFKKFMGNPSIEAAIKLEKKRADRKLKQLDRETTNSNPLLGLFNTLVRDNLLREKERLQKAEETFKALDLNQLKSCFGFDTFFATDVRRFGDGGIFIGNLRKPIDEVIPKLEKKLSDAAGRDVVVWFMEERANDINKQACVVQPKAEMDLQFESTKLSTPLGYFSAILLAVTTFGTVALMSGFFLKPDATVDDYLANVVPLFGGFLFILGVSEITTRVTAARYGVKLSPSFLVPSNWTGCLGVMNNYESLLPNKKALFDIPVARTASAYLTSLLLAIAAFVADGSFNGGDNALYIRPQFFYNNPLLSFIQYVIGPYTDDLGNVLPYAVEGVGVPVDPLAFAGLLGMVVTSLNLLPCGRLEGGRIAQAMFGRNTATLLSFATSLLLGIGGLSGSVLCLAWGLFATFFRGGEEIPAKDEITPLGESRYAWGIILGLICFLTLFPNGGGTFSSSFLSGPFFRGDI from the exons ATGGCAGTGCCAATGGCAACACTTTCTGCTCTTTCCTCCACTGTTCTTCTCAACGCCAACACAAGCACGAACACCGGCAGCAGGACCATCTGCACTTTTCCACTGCATTCCAACATCCACACCcgtctctctttttctttctgctCCAAACGCACTTCCCTCACCTGCACCGGCTCCTCCGTCAAAGACGACCAACAAACTGAATCCTCCACTACTACCACTGTTTCCGTTGCTCCCGAAAACGACGTGGACCATGATTCTGGTTCTCTGTCTGATTCTGATTCCGATTCTGACACCCAACAGGAAATGGACTGGAAGGCCGACGAGGAGTTTAAGAAGTTCATGGGCAACCCCTCCATCGAGGCCGCCATAAAGCTTGAGAAGAAGAGGGCTGATAGAAAGCTCAAGCAACTTGACAGGGAAACCACCAACTCTAACCCCCTTTTGGGCCTTTTCAACACCTTGGTTCGTGACAACTTGCTCAGGGAAAAGGAGAGGCTGCAAAAGGCTGAGGAAACTTTCAAGGCTCTTGATCTTAACCAG TTAAAGAGTTGCTTTGGGTTTGACACCTTCTTTGCAACCGATGTTCGAAGATTTGGAGATGGAGGCATTTTCATTGGCAATTTGAGGAAACCCATCGATGAGGTCATTCCCAAGTTGGAGAAAAAGCTCTCTGATGCAGCAGGACGAGATGTCGTGGTCTGGTTCATGGAAGAAAGAGCAAATGACATTAACAAACAA GCTTGTGTGGTGCAACCCAAAGCAGAAATGGATCTCCAATTTGAGTCAACTAAGCTGAGTACTCCTTTGGGCTATTTCAGTGCAATTTTATTAGCTGTTACTACCTTTGGAACAGTTGCTCTGATGAGTGGCTTCTTCCTTAAACCTGATGCCACAGTCGATGACTATCTGGCTAATGTTGTGCCTCTATTTGGTGGCTTCTTATTTATTCTGGGAGTTTCAGAG ATAACTACCAGGGTAACCGCAGCCCGTTATGGTGTTAAGCTTAGCCCTTCCTTCCTGGTGCCATCGAATTGGACAGGCTGCTTGGGAGTGATGAACAATTATGAATCTCTCCTCCCAAACAAGAAAGCTCTTTTTGACATTCCTGTAGCTCGTACTGCTAGTGCATATTTAACTTCACTACTGCTTGCTATTGCTGCGTTTGTGGCTGATGGAAGCTTTAATGGGGGTGATAATGCATT GTACATACGGCCTCAATTTTTCTATAACAACCCTTTACTTTCTTTCATCCAATACGTTATTGGACCTTACACAGACGATCTTGGAAATGTATTACCTTATGCCGTGGAAGGTGTTGGAGTTCCTGTTGATCCGCTTGCATTTGCTGGGCTTTTAG GGATGGTGGTGACTTCTTTGAACTTGTTGCCATGTGGGAGGCTAGAAGGAGGACGCATTGCTCAAGCCATGTTTGGCAGAAACACTGCTACTCTCTTATCTTTTGCAACTTCACTGTTACTCGGTATTGGTGGCCTCAGTGGTAGTGTTCTGTGCCTGGCATGGGGATTGTTTGCAACATTTTTTCGGGGTGGAGAGGAAATACCCGCCAAAGACGAGATCACCCCTCTAGGGGAAAGCAGATACGCTTGGGGCATCATCCTTGGCCTCATCTGTTTCCTCACACTTTTCCCCAATGGCGGAGGCACATTCTCCTCTTCATTCCTCAGTGGTCCATTTTTCAGGGGTGacatataa
- the LOC114174306 gene encoding protein SHORT HYPOCOTYL IN WHITE LIGHT 1 isoform X2 has product MLSFLVNASPTSLYLRTLVHDPRKWMHPVSDDEDDENDEDRSLDLLVRFVQNVFKKVSKRARKAVRSVLPFPISTHLVGFSVNGTLFLTFLWILKAFLQVLCTLGSVVFVSILLIRGIWSGVSFLQQSRHQKMDQLDMRNAWNNGAQPVT; this is encoded by the exons ATGCTTTCATTCCTGGTCAACGCGTCTCCAACTTCTCTCTATTTAAG GACTTTGGTCCATGATCCTCGCAAGTGGATGCATCCAGTAAGCGACGACGAGGACGATGAAAACGATGAGGATCGGAGTCTGGATCTACTGGTGAGGTTCGTTCAGAATGTCTTCAAGAAGGTGTCAAAGAGAGCAAGGAAAGCAGTTCGATCCGTTCTCCCTTTCCCCATCTCCACCCATTTG GTCGGATTTTCTGTGAATGGGACACTGTTTCTGACCTTCCTGTGGATTTTGAAGGCGTTTCTTCAG GTGTTATGCACGCTTGGAAGTGTAGTGTTTGTAAGCATCTTATTAATCCGTGGGATATGGTCTGGTGTTAGCTTTTTGCAACAAAGCCGACACCAAAAAATGGATCAACTAGATATGCGCAATGCTTGGAATAATGGTGCACAGCCCGTGACTTGA
- the LOC114174653 gene encoding tryptophan synthase beta chain 1-like encodes MRISVCKHNSLSSSSLTQKHHTILMACKLQGTLIRCHSRSSKFIDQKERAASVVAQALVTHQTKLPQLSVTYVPPPTPSMDKNPFETAQKKELPISTSGKFGRFGGKFVPETIVACLSQLEAEFKKVMADDAFQAELAEALRDYAGRETPLYHAKRLSEYYKSRNNGTGPDIYLKREDLNHGGSHKMNNALAQAMIAKRMGCKSVVTATGSGHHGLATAAACAKLALECTVFMAAKDIERQYSNVRLMKLLGAQVEAVDGGFRDAASDAFRCWVGDLENKYHLTGSAVGPHPCPSMVREFQSVIGKETRTQALEKWGGKPDVLVACVGTGSNALGLFHEFVDDEDVRLIGVEGGGLGLESGKHSSTLSKGEVGVYHGAISYLLQDEHGQIIHPHSIAAGMEYPGVGPELSFLKESGRAEFCAATDEEALDAYQKLCKLEGIFPSLEAAHALGILEKLAPTLSDGTKVVVNCSGRGDKDAAIVFNRRLLDPQ; translated from the exons ATGAGGATAAGTGTTTG CAAACACAATTCTCTATCTTCCTCCTCACTCACACAGAAACACCATACAATTCTTATGGCTTGTAAACTGCAAGGAACACTCATCAGGTGCCATTCCAGAAGTAGCAAGTTCATAGATCAGAAAGAGCGCGCTGCTTCTGTGGTGGCTCAAGCTCTCGTCACTCACCAAACTAAGCTCCCTCAGTTGAGCGTTACCTACGTCCCCCCTCCAACACCCTCAATGGACAAAAACCCTTTCGAAACTGCCCAGAAGAAGGAACTTCCCATTTCTACTTCGGGAAAGTTCGGTAGGTTTGGAGGCAAATTTGTACCTGAAACGATTGTAGCCTGTTTGAGCCAGCTTGAAGCTGAGTTCAAAAAAGTCATGGCCGACGATGCTTTTCAG GCAGAGCTGGCGGAGGCGTTAAGAGACTATGCTGGCAGAGAGACACCTCTGTATCACGCCAAACGATTGTCGGAGTATTATAAGAGCAGAAACAATGGGACGGGGCCTGATATATACTTAAAGAGAGAGGATCTCAACCACGGTGGCTCTCACAAGATGAACAACGCTCTTGCGCAAGCCATGATTGCTAAACGCATGGGATGCAAAAGCGTGGTCACCGCCACTGGTTCTGGACACCATGGCCTTGCCACAGCAGCAGCATGCGCAAAACTTGCTTTGGAGTGCACTGTTTTCATGGCAGCCAAAGACATCGAAAGACAGTATTCAAACGTGCGGTTGATGAAGCTGCTAGGAGCTCAG GTTGAAGCAGTTGATGGAGGGTTCAGAGATGCAGCATCGGATGCGTTTCGGTGTTGGGTGGGGGATTTGGAAAATAAATACCATTTGACGGGTTCGGCGGTGGGACCACACCCATGCCCGAGCATGGTTCGGGAGTTTCAGTCGGTGATAGGGAAAGAAACGAGGACGCAGGCATTGGAAAAGTGGGGAGGGAAGCCAGATGTTCTGGTGGCTTGCGTGGGGACAGGGTCAAACGCTTTGGGTCTGTTTCATGAGTTTGTTGATGATGAAGATGTAAGGTTGATTGGAGTTGAAGGTGGAGGTCTGGGACTTGAGAGTGGTAAACATTCTTCAACGTTGAGCAAAGGAGAAGTGGGTGTGTATCATGGGGCCATCAGCTATTTACTACAGGACGAACATGGCCAAATTATCCATCCACATTCCATTGCCGCTGG AATGGAATATCCAGGAGTTGGTCCAGAGTTGAGCTTTCTTAAAGAAAGTGGGAGAGCTGAATTTTGTGCTGCAACTGACGAAGAAGCTCTTGATG CTTACCAAAAACTATGCAAATTAGAGGGCATATTTCCATCCCTGGAGGCAGCACATGCATTGGGTATCTTAGAAAAATTGGCTCCCACACTCAGCGATGGTACTAAAGTGGTTGTGAACTGTAGTGGGCGTGGAGATAAGGATGCGGCTATAGTCTTCAATCGTCGACTCTTGGACCCACAATGA